One Pirellulales bacterium genomic region harbors:
- the purM gene encoding phosphoribosylformylglycinamidine cyclo-ligase, with amino-acid sequence MAKLTYKDAGVDLDVYRQSMARLPALLRRTHTPRVLPLDGGFAGLFQLDFASSLFARRYEDPVLVSCTDGVGTKLKVAQLCGRHDTVGIDLVAMSINDALCCGAEPLFFLDYVAMSHDDPTLLEQIVSGISQGCVEADCALLGGETAIMPDLYSRGDYDLAGFCVGVVDRRRVIDGRAIAAEDVLIGVASSGLHSNGYSLARKIVFEAAGLAVEDPIEELGATVGETLITPTRIYARAVRAVLNHYRVKSVVHGLAHITGGGLFENLERILPAGIRAVIERGSWTIQPVFPWLQRLGEVPDEEMAQVFNMGVGLVFVVSPYYAESIRHQLADFGLESWTIGQVHSGERGVAWRS; translated from the coding sequence ATGGCGAAATTGACTTACAAGGACGCCGGGGTCGATCTCGACGTCTATCGCCAGTCGATGGCCCGGCTGCCTGCCTTGCTCCGTCGCACCCATACGCCCCGCGTGCTGCCGCTGGATGGTGGCTTTGCCGGGCTATTTCAGCTCGACTTCGCTAGCTCGCTCTTTGCGCGGCGCTACGAAGATCCCGTCCTCGTCTCCTGCACGGACGGCGTCGGCACGAAGCTCAAGGTGGCTCAGCTCTGCGGCCGGCACGATACGGTCGGCATCGATCTCGTGGCGATGAGCATCAACGACGCTCTCTGTTGCGGGGCCGAACCCCTCTTCTTTCTCGATTATGTCGCCATGTCACACGACGACCCGACGCTGCTCGAACAAATCGTCTCGGGCATCAGCCAGGGGTGCGTCGAGGCCGACTGTGCGCTGCTTGGCGGCGAGACCGCCATCATGCCCGACCTGTACTCCCGCGGCGATTACGACCTGGCCGGCTTCTGCGTCGGCGTGGTCGATCGTCGCCGCGTCATCGATGGACGGGCCATCGCGGCCGAGGACGTGCTGATCGGCGTGGCGTCGTCGGGCCTGCACTCGAACGGCTACAGCCTGGCGCGGAAGATCGTCTTCGAGGCAGCCGGCCTCGCCGTGGAAGATCCTATCGAAGAACTCGGCGCCACCGTCGGCGAAACGCTCATCACCCCCACGCGCATTTACGCGCGTGCCGTCCGCGCCGTGTTGAACCACTATCGCGTGAAGTCGGTCGTCCACGGTCTGGCGCACATCACCGGCGGCGGGTTATTTGAAAATCTCGAACGCATCCTGCCCGCGGGGATCCGCGCGGTGATCGAGCGCGGCAGTTGGACAATTCAGCCCGTCTTCCCCTGGCTGCAGCGGCTGGGCGAAGTGCCCGACGAGGAAATGGCCCAGGTGTTCAACATGGGTGTGGGGCTGGTCTTTGTCGTCAGCCCTTATTACGCCGAGAGCATCCGCCACCAGTTGGCCGACTTCGGCCTGGAAAGCTGGACGATCGGCCAGGTGCATTCCGGCGAGCGCGGCGTCGCGTGGCGCAGCTAA
- a CDS encoding thioredoxin family protein, whose amino-acid sequence MRRFVPFALVWSLGVLALASLLPSPLLAYQFPGEEESPIKVSAQFTAATADQPAKLFITAKIAEPWHIYSITQKKGGPLPTKITLAPSDAYLVDAEFRASPAPEKRTEPDLYGDLVIEEHTEEVTWWAPIEFANGIDPRALTINGKINVQACNDESCLPPKNYSFTAVLGDGVEVEEEAPDAVAADGASIGMPPVGPAAPTFDPNQLQIVGDDELANMPIWLALCAGLAGGMLLNLMPCVLPVIGLKILAFVEQSHHQRSKVLLLNVWYSLGLLSVFMILASLAVFAGFGWGQLFTLPEFNVVLAGVVFAMALSFLGVWEIPIPGFAGGTKAHELSSQEGAFGAFTKGAITTVLATPCTGPFLGTALAWAIRQPAYLTYAVFASVALGMASPYLLIGMFPRFIRWLPKPGAWMDTFKQLMGFVLLATLVYLFSFIQTWYMVPTFALLMGIWLACWWIGRTPGYAPLPARVRAWAEAVAVVSVVAFLSFTWLGEEMRGRFALTVDREIAARVGSEGMVPVASNHAGLAWQPFTRANFDRLVSENKTVLVDFTADWCLVCKTLEATVLSTDEVRKVVDTNQIVPLQADWTHQAPEVTEMLTQLGSKQVPVLAIFPAGRPNSPIVLRDTYTTNKLLAALEEAGPSKGAGPAASTAMNRP is encoded by the coding sequence ATGCGACGATTCGTACCTTTCGCCCTGGTGTGGAGCTTGGGTGTCTTGGCCCTGGCCAGCCTGCTTCCTTCGCCGCTGCTGGCCTATCAATTTCCGGGAGAGGAAGAGTCTCCCATCAAGGTCTCGGCGCAGTTCACCGCCGCGACGGCCGATCAACCGGCCAAACTGTTCATCACGGCCAAGATCGCCGAGCCGTGGCACATCTACTCGATCACGCAGAAGAAGGGGGGCCCGCTTCCGACGAAGATCACGCTGGCTCCGTCCGATGCCTACCTGGTTGACGCGGAGTTCCGTGCCTCGCCGGCTCCAGAGAAGCGGACCGAGCCAGATCTCTACGGCGACCTGGTGATCGAGGAGCACACGGAAGAGGTCACCTGGTGGGCGCCGATCGAGTTCGCCAATGGCATCGATCCGCGGGCCCTGACGATCAACGGAAAAATCAATGTGCAGGCATGCAACGACGAGTCATGCCTGCCGCCGAAGAACTATTCCTTCACGGCCGTGCTGGGAGATGGTGTCGAGGTCGAGGAGGAAGCTCCCGACGCGGTCGCTGCCGACGGCGCCTCGATCGGCATGCCACCTGTGGGGCCTGCGGCGCCGACCTTCGATCCGAATCAACTCCAGATCGTCGGCGATGATGAACTGGCGAACATGCCGATCTGGCTCGCCCTGTGCGCCGGTCTCGCCGGCGGCATGCTGTTGAATCTCATGCCCTGCGTGCTGCCGGTGATCGGGCTGAAGATTTTGGCCTTCGTCGAGCAGAGCCACCATCAACGCTCGAAGGTCTTGCTGCTCAACGTCTGGTACTCGCTGGGTCTGCTGTCGGTGTTCATGATTCTCGCCTCGCTGGCTGTCTTCGCCGGCTTCGGCTGGGGGCAGTTGTTCACGCTGCCCGAGTTCAACGTGGTGCTGGCGGGGGTTGTGTTCGCGATGGCTCTGAGCTTCTTGGGAGTATGGGAGATTCCCATCCCCGGCTTTGCGGGGGGCACGAAGGCCCATGAGCTTTCGTCGCAAGAAGGGGCCTTCGGCGCATTCACCAAGGGGGCCATCACGACGGTTCTAGCCACGCCCTGCACGGGACCCTTTCTCGGCACGGCCCTGGCCTGGGCGATTCGGCAGCCGGCCTACCTGACTTACGCGGTGTTCGCCAGCGTGGCGCTGGGCATGGCCAGTCCCTACCTGCTGATCGGGATGTTTCCACGGTTCATCCGCTGGCTGCCCAAGCCAGGCGCGTGGATGGATACGTTCAAACAACTGATGGGCTTCGTGCTGCTGGCCACGCTCGTCTACTTGTTCTCGTTCATTCAAACCTGGTACATGGTGCCGACGTTCGCCCTGCTGATGGGCATCTGGCTGGCCTGCTGGTGGATCGGCCGTACGCCGGGCTATGCACCGCTGCCCGCGCGCGTGCGAGCCTGGGCCGAGGCCGTGGCCGTGGTCAGCGTCGTGGCGTTTCTGTCCTTCACCTGGCTGGGTGAAGAGATGCGCGGCCGTTTCGCCCTGACGGTCGATCGTGAGATTGCGGCCCGGGTCGGCTCGGAAGGCATGGTGCCTGTCGCCAGCAACCACGCCGGGCTCGCCTGGCAACCCTTCACGCGGGCCAACTTCGACCGCCTCGTAAGCGAGAATAAAACGGTGCTGGTCGACTTCACCGCCGATTGGTGCCTGGTGTGCAAGACGCTCGAGGCCACCGTGCTCAGCACCGACGAGGTACGCAAGGTCGTTGACACGAATCAGATCGTGCCGTTGCAGGCCGACTGGACGCACCAGGCGCCGGAAGTCACTGAGATGCTGACGCAACTCGGCAGCAAGCAGGTGCCCGTGCTGGCGATCTTCCCGGCCGGACGTCCTAACAGCCCCATCGTGTTACGCGACACCTACACGACGAACAAATTGCTCGCGGCGCTGGAAGAGGCGGGCCCATCGAAGGGGGCTGGTCCCGCGGCATCGACGGCCATGAATCGGCCGTAA
- a CDS encoding phosphotransferase: MKLPDPSPVLDAYSPLARGARVEFLGQAGGLSGAVFWRVRTPVAVLCLRRWPREHPTRRRLDWIHAVLTHAAGRGIDFLPVPLATSRGETIVERDGHLWELAPWLPGRSDFAAQPTVERLEAALAALARFHIAVADFPTNAPRIGPAPGIAARLEQASKLAAEELDQLSAAIADHDWPELVERARGIVAALKAPLPRVRPTLQQVRERSVPLAPCLRDIWHENVLFEGEHVTGIVDFGAMRVDSVATDVARLLGSMAVDDLPKWRAGLAAYQQVRPLSHDESELVAAYDASGVLLAGVHWLRWLYVEGQTFDDRPRVLARLDHFLGRLTRLAQVDAAPVAALAVQSLQRPVVS; encoded by the coding sequence ATGAAGCTACCCGATCCCTCCCCCGTTCTCGACGCGTACTCCCCGCTCGCAAGGGGCGCGCGGGTTGAGTTCCTCGGGCAGGCGGGGGGCCTGAGCGGGGCGGTCTTTTGGCGCGTGCGGACCCCCGTGGCGGTGCTTTGCCTGCGGCGCTGGCCGCGCGAACATCCCACGCGGCGGCGGCTCGACTGGATCCACGCCGTGCTGACGCATGCCGCCGGTCGGGGCATCGATTTCCTGCCCGTTCCCCTAGCGACGTCGCGGGGGGAAACGATTGTCGAGCGGGACGGGCACCTATGGGAGCTCGCCCCGTGGCTACCGGGCCGTAGCGATTTTGCCGCCCAGCCGACCGTCGAGCGACTGGAAGCAGCGCTCGCAGCCTTGGCGAGATTCCACATCGCGGTGGCCGATTTTCCGACGAATGCGCCTCGGATCGGCCCCGCGCCGGGCATTGCTGCTCGACTTGAACAGGCGAGCAAGCTCGCGGCCGAAGAACTCGACCAGCTTTCGGCGGCCATCGCGGACCACGACTGGCCGGAGCTTGTGGAACGCGCCCGAGGCATCGTGGCGGCGTTGAAGGCCCCCCTGCCCCGGGTTCGCCCGACGTTACAGCAAGTCCGCGAACGATCGGTGCCGCTGGCCCCCTGCCTGCGCGATATCTGGCACGAAAACGTCCTCTTCGAGGGGGAGCACGTGACGGGGATCGTCGATTTCGGGGCGATGCGGGTCGATAGCGTCGCGACCGACGTGGCGCGACTGTTGGGCAGCATGGCGGTCGATGATCTGCCGAAGTGGCGGGCAGGACTGGCGGCCTATCAACAGGTGCGTCCCCTCTCGCACGACGAGTCCGAGCTGGTAGCCGCCTACGACGCGAGTGGCGTTTTGCTCGCTGGCGTTCACTGGCTACGGTGGCTTTATGTCGAGGGGCAGACGTTCGACGATCGGCCTCGAGTGCTAGCTCGCCTGGATCACTTCCTGGGGCGCCTGACGAGACTAGCGCAAGTCGACGCTGCGCCAGTCGCGGCGCTAGCGGTGCAATCCTTGCAACGGCCAGTCGTAAGCTAG
- a CDS encoding zinc-dependent metalloprotease: MLYSLRSMRVTGRNGLIAALGISLTLLTSTMAGAEDKPTDAAEGSKPETQALSPATVAAGEGSDSRSSGGESKPADKPKYPPFADVMKDAKPTADPSLIKLYQKDGKLLAELKSNHFDRDFIVLISIAKGIGEGDLLGGMSWGFGDDWVWQFRKVEDNVHVVRRNVRFRADKGSPEERAVSLAYTDSVLFSLPTVTTSPSGGTVVDLTPIFMSDLPQISRSLPGFGFAQNKSTWAAVKGFEKNVEIEVAATYASGGSANFDTVPDSRGVTINVHYSISLLPQNSYKPRLADDRVGYFLTVLKDYSKKGNDDRFVRYINRWDLQKADPSADMSPPKEPIIFYLEKTIPFKYRKPIKDGITEWNKAFAKAGFIDAIEVRQQEQGDTWDPEDINYNTFRWITSSAGFAMGPSRVNPTNGQILDADIIFDADFIQFWKQEYETFTAETISRMTGGALDLQTYQEEQAKLPEHLRHSGHAHRCELHDGFSKELALGSAVATLRAAAKSDPAAEEKMLMQGLKEVTMHEVGHTLGLRHNFKSSTIYTLEELNDTEKTKETGLTGSVMDYSPANIMPEGVKQGDYFSTTIGPYDMWAIEYGYKPLSGSTESEVEELKKIASRAAEPQLAYATDEDTRGIDPDPLSNRFDMGKDPVEYAKLRAKLIAELWPDVVNDVTKDGEGYQKARQAFGILLGNHGRAMHFASRYVGGLYVNRDHKGDANARPPFQVVEVAKQRDALALVEEQVFSDKPFNFPPELYNYMAASRWNHWGMNSPIRLDLPAHEVISMWQERILSQLMSSLTLERLHDSELKVPADQDALTTAELIERLTAAIFAEVNSTPSGEFTNRKPAVSSLRRNLQRIYLKRLSDLAMGNSYAPQDCQTVAYLQLEELKGKLDAVLAADVKLDTYSKAHLKESAQRIGKVLDAQLQLSRP, translated from the coding sequence ATGCTCTACTCTCTGCGTTCGATGCGCGTCACGGGCCGAAATGGACTGATCGCGGCGCTCGGTATCTCACTAACGTTGCTCACATCGACGATGGCCGGCGCCGAAGACAAGCCGACCGACGCTGCCGAAGGCAGCAAGCCAGAGACCCAAGCCTTGTCCCCTGCGACGGTGGCGGCGGGCGAAGGTTCCGACTCGCGTTCCTCGGGGGGCGAATCGAAGCCGGCAGACAAGCCGAAGTATCCCCCCTTTGCCGACGTGATGAAGGACGCCAAACCGACGGCCGATCCCAGCCTGATCAAGCTCTATCAGAAGGACGGCAAGCTGCTGGCCGAGTTGAAGTCGAACCACTTCGACCGCGACTTCATCGTGCTCATCTCCATCGCCAAGGGTATCGGCGAAGGCGATCTCCTGGGGGGCATGAGCTGGGGCTTCGGTGACGATTGGGTCTGGCAATTCCGCAAGGTGGAAGACAACGTCCACGTCGTGCGGCGCAACGTCCGCTTCCGCGCCGACAAGGGGAGCCCCGAAGAGCGCGCCGTCTCGCTGGCCTACACGGACAGCGTGCTGTTCAGCCTGCCCACGGTCACGACCAGCCCCTCGGGGGGCACAGTCGTCGATCTCACGCCAATCTTCATGAGCGATCTGCCGCAGATCTCGCGCTCGCTGCCGGGCTTCGGCTTCGCCCAGAACAAGTCGACCTGGGCCGCCGTGAAGGGTTTCGAAAAGAACGTCGAAATCGAAGTGGCGGCGACCTACGCCTCGGGGGGCTCGGCCAACTTCGACACCGTGCCCGACAGCCGCGGCGTGACGATCAACGTCCACTACTCGATCAGCCTGCTGCCGCAGAACAGCTACAAGCCCCGTCTGGCCGACGACCGCGTGGGCTACTTCCTCACCGTGTTGAAGGACTACTCGAAGAAGGGGAACGACGATCGCTTCGTGCGGTACATCAACCGCTGGGACCTGCAGAAGGCGGATCCCTCGGCCGACATGTCCCCGCCGAAGGAACCGATCATCTTCTATCTCGAGAAGACGATTCCGTTCAAGTATCGCAAGCCGATCAAGGATGGCATCACCGAGTGGAACAAGGCCTTCGCCAAGGCCGGCTTCATCGACGCGATCGAAGTCCGTCAGCAGGAACAGGGGGATACGTGGGATCCGGAAGACATCAACTACAACACCTTCCGCTGGATCACCTCGAGCGCCGGCTTTGCCATGGGCCCCAGCCGCGTCAATCCGACGAACGGTCAGATCCTGGACGCCGACATCATCTTCGATGCCGACTTCATCCAGTTCTGGAAGCAGGAATATGAAACCTTCACGGCCGAGACGATCTCGCGTATGACGGGCGGAGCGCTCGACCTTCAGACCTACCAGGAAGAACAGGCCAAGCTGCCCGAGCACCTGCGTCATTCGGGCCATGCCCATCGCTGCGAGCTGCACGACGGCTTCTCGAAGGAACTGGCCCTGGGCTCGGCCGTGGCCACGCTGCGTGCCGCCGCCAAGAGCGACCCCGCGGCCGAAGAGAAGATGCTCATGCAGGGACTCAAGGAAGTCACCATGCACGAGGTCGGCCATACGCTCGGCCTGCGTCACAACTTCAAGTCGAGCACGATCTACACGCTCGAAGAGCTGAACGATACCGAGAAGACCAAGGAGACGGGTCTCACCGGTTCGGTGATGGACTACTCCCCCGCCAACATCATGCCCGAGGGGGTGAAGCAGGGGGATTACTTCTCCACGACGATCGGTCCCTACGACATGTGGGCCATCGAGTATGGCTACAAGCCCCTCTCCGGCTCGACCGAGAGCGAAGTCGAAGAGTTGAAGAAGATCGCCTCGCGTGCCGCCGAGCCGCAGTTGGCCTATGCCACCGATGAGGACACCCGCGGCATCGATCCCGACCCGCTGTCGAACCGCTTCGACATGGGCAAGGACCCGGTCGAGTACGCCAAGCTGCGTGCCAAGCTCATCGCCGAGCTCTGGCCCGACGTCGTCAACGACGTGACCAAGGATGGCGAAGGCTACCAGAAGGCGCGCCAGGCGTTCGGCATCCTGCTGGGCAACCACGGCCGCGCGATGCACTTCGCGTCGCGCTACGTGGGGGGTCTGTACGTGAACCGCGACCACAAGGGAGACGCGAACGCCCGGCCGCCGTTCCAGGTGGTCGAGGTGGCCAAGCAGCGCGACGCGCTGGCGTTGGTCGAAGAGCAGGTCTTCAGCGACAAGCCCTTCAACTTCCCGCCCGAGCTGTACAACTACATGGCGGCCTCGCGGTGGAACCATTGGGGCATGAACAGCCCGATCCGCCTCGATCTGCCGGCGCACGAGGTGATCTCGATGTGGCAGGAGCGCATCCTGTCGCAGCTCATGTCGTCGCTGACGCTCGAGCGTTTGCACGACTCGGAATTGAAGGTGCCGGCCGACCAGGACGCGCTGACCACAGCCGAGTTGATCGAACGTCTGACGGCGGCGATCTTCGCCGAGGTGAATTCCACCCCCAGCGGAGAGTTCACCAACCGCAAGCCGGCCGTGAGCAGCCTGCGCCGCAACCTGCAGCGTATCTACCTCAAGCGTCTGAGCGACCTGGCGATGGGCAACTCATACGCCCCGCAAGATTGCCAGACCGTGGCCTACCTGCAACTCGAAGAGCTGAAGGGCAAGCTCGACGCCGTCCTGGCGGCCGACGTCAAGCTCGACACCTACTCGAAGGCGCACCTGAAAGAAAGCGCGCAGCGCATCGGGAAGGTGCTCGACGCGCAACTGCAACTCAGCCGACCGTAA
- a CDS encoding helix-turn-helix transcriptional regulator, with protein sequence MPRRREPKLTNRVRELRSAKNGMTQQDLADRVGVTRQTIVALEGGAYTPSLALALRIAREFGKKTEDVFRLEE encoded by the coding sequence ATGCCGCGTAGGCGCGAGCCGAAGTTGACGAATCGAGTTCGAGAGTTGCGCAGCGCCAAAAATGGAATGACGCAGCAAGACCTGGCTGACCGCGTGGGCGTGACACGGCAGACCATCGTCGCGTTGGAAGGGGGCGCCTATACTCCGTCTCTGGCCTTGGCGCTGCGCATCGCCAGAGAGTTCGGCAAGAAGACCGAAGACGTCTTCCGGCTGGAGGAATAA
- a CDS encoding type II toxin-antitoxin system RelE/ParE family toxin codes for MKCFRISPQARSDLQAVHAYIASESRAAADRLIDRLFDHFQRLAEFPELGSLRNDLHPGLRIWQEGRYVILYLPTPTGVDIAHVVHGARDIESLLAQRKR; via the coding sequence GTGAAATGCTTTCGAATTTCGCCACAAGCCAGGAGCGACCTGCAAGCAGTCCACGCTTACATCGCGTCTGAAAGCCGAGCTGCGGCCGACCGGCTGATCGACCGTCTCTTCGACCACTTTCAGCGGCTTGCCGAATTCCCCGAGCTTGGTTCGCTGCGCAACGATTTGCATCCGGGGCTGCGAATCTGGCAAGAAGGTCGGTATGTTATCCTCTACCTTCCGACTCCTACGGGAGTGGATATTGCGCATGTCGTTCATGGTGCGCGCGATATAGAATCGCTGCTGGCTCAGCGAAAACGCTGA
- a CDS encoding P-II family nitrogen regulator: MRLLIAIIQPTKLNAVKEALAKIGVERMTVCDAQGYGRQRGRTEMYRGLEYKTNLLRKIALEIMLNDDFVERTIEVITSVARTGPDGTIGDGKIFVMPAEETIQISEPIRGPGAV; this comes from the coding sequence TTGCGACTGCTCATCGCCATTATCCAGCCGACCAAGCTCAACGCGGTGAAAGAAGCGCTCGCCAAGATCGGCGTCGAGCGTATGACCGTCTGCGATGCGCAAGGCTACGGGCGGCAGCGCGGACGGACCGAAATGTACCGTGGCCTCGAGTACAAGACGAACCTGCTCCGCAAGATCGCGCTCGAGATCATGCTCAACGACGACTTCGTCGAACGCACGATCGAGGTCATCACCTCGGTGGCCCGCACCGGCCCCGACGGCACCATCGGCGACGGCAAGATCTTCGTCATGCCGGCCGAGGAAACGATTCAAATCAGCGAGCCGATCCGCGGCCCGGGCGCAGTGTAA